The following proteins are co-located in the Leptodactylus fuscus isolate aLepFus1 chromosome 8, aLepFus1.hap2, whole genome shotgun sequence genome:
- the LOC142216247 gene encoding UDP-glucuronosyltransferase 1A1-like encodes MEPLVEELGERGHQIVVLVPESNLHIKASTNYIVKSYPGPYTKEELRDQISASTNHFVKLPTLKRIVTIYERSSIIKSFLHKTCRCLLQNEEVLGYLREQSFDAAILSPIFPCGHIVAEHLGIPTVNFLRSLPCGIDQVATQCPSPASYVPRFFSSHTDHMSFSQRIRNVLLWVSDGFLCKLLYNEFGHLASEFLQKEVSMADLYSQSSIWLLKYDFVFEFSRPVMPNMVFIGGINCSHRKNLTRDFEKLVDSSGEHGFVVFSLGSMVSEIPMNKAMDIAEALRSIPQMVIWRYTGKVPTNLGNNTHLVKWLPQNDLLAHPKARAFITHGGSNGLYEGICNAVPMVMLPLFGDQKDNAKRIESRGAGVTLNVLDMTKEDLSNALDAVINIPSYKENIQRLSALHLDRPIHPLDLAVHWVEFVMRHKGAPHLRPAAHDLNWIQYHSIDVFGFLLVVLVTTLFISYKCCTYTCRRCCGRKSRPKSKSKKE; translated from the exons ATGGAGCCACTTGTAGAGGAACTAGGAGAACGAGGCCATCAGATTGTGGTGCTGGTTCCAGAAAGCAACCTGCATATAAAAGCTTCAACCaattacattgtgaagtcataccCAGGTCCTTATACTAAAGAAGAACTTAGGGACCAGATATCAGCATCTACTAATCATTTTGTGAAACTTCCCACATTGAAAAGGATAGTAACAATCTATGAACGGTCAAGTATTATCAAGAGCTTCCTGCATAAAACATGCCGATGTCTACTTCAGAATGAAGAAGTTCTTGGTTACTTAAGGGAGCAAAGTTTCGATGCTGCCATATTATCTCCTATTTTTCCCTGTGGACATATTGTCGCTGAACATCTGGGAATTCCTACAGTAAATTTTTTAAGGAGTCTTCCATGTGGCATTGACCAGGTGGCCACACAATGCCCAAGTCCTGCTTCTTATGTGCCCAGATTCTTCAGCAGCCACACGGATCATATGAGCTTCTCTCAGAGGATACGGAATGTACTTCTTTGGGTATCTGATGGTTTCCTTTGTAAGCTTCTTTATAATGAATTTGGACACTTGGCTTCGGAGTTCCTACAGAAGGAGGTTTCTATGGCCGATCTCTACAGCCAGTCTTCTATATGGCTATTAAAGTATGATTTTGTGTTTGAGTTTAGTAGACCAGTAATGCCTAATATGGTCTTTATAGGAGGCATCAACTGTTCTCATAGGAAGAACCTGACACGT GATTTTGAGAAGCTAGTGGACAGCTCTGGTGAACATGGCTTTGTGGTTTTCTCCCTGGGATCGATGGTGTCTGAAATTCCCATGAACAAAGCAATGGATATAGCAGAAGCACTGAGATCCATTCCTCAAATG GTGATATGGAGATACACAGGCAAAGTGCCCACAAATCTGGGAAATAACACCCATCTGGTAAAGTGGCTGCCGCAGAATGACCTGCTTG CTCATCCAAAAGCCCGCGCCTTCATAACCCATGGCGGCTCCAATGGACTCTATGAGGGTATATGTAATGCTGTCCCTATGGTCATGTTACCCTTGTTTGGTGACCAAAAGGATAACGCTAAGAGGATTGAGTCCCGAGGAGCTGGAGTGACACTTAATGTCTTGGATATGACAAAGGAAGACCTTAGTAACGCTCTGGACGCCGTAATAAATATTCCAAG CTACAAGGAGAACATTCAGCGATTGTCCGCTCTGCATCTGGACAGACCAATTCATCCTCTGGACCTTGCAGTTCACTGGGTAGAGTTTGTCATGAGACACAAAGGTGCGCCCCACCTGCGACCAGCTGCCCATGACCTGAACTGGATACAGTACCACTCCATAGATGTCTTTGGCTTCCTCCTTGTTGTCCTGGTCACCACACTCTTCATCAGCTATAAATGCTGCACCTACACTTGCCGACGATGCTGCGGAAGAAAGTCTAGACCAAAGTCCAAATCCAAAAAAGAATAA